GGGATAGGTGTCGGGGAAGAAATCGGCGGTGTAGAGGCTCATCGCCGTCTGGTTCATCGCAAGGAATCCGCTGGTGGGATCGGTGAGCGCCATGCCCATCATGCGTCCGGCCAGCATGCCGAAAAAGCGCGCGCCCTGCCGGCGAAGCCACGGGCCGCGGTAACCGTGTTCGGCCCCTTCCATGCGCGGCGCGTAGCGCGAACCGATCACCAGATCGGCGTCGCTCTCGATGGAATGTTCCAGCAGCGGCCCGATGCAAGCGGCCTCGTGCTGTCCGTCTCCGTCAAACGTCACCGCATGGGTGTAGTGATGGCGAAGCGCATACTTGAGCCCGGTCTGGATCGTCACGCCGTAACCGGCATTAAAGGCGTGTTCGGCAAGCAATGCGCCCTCTTCCAGGGCCACCTCGCGCGAGCGGTCGGTCGAACCGTCGTTGACGACGAGCACA
This genomic interval from Chrysiogenia bacterium contains the following:
- a CDS encoding glycosyltransferase family 2 protein; the protein is MKALIIIPVFNEERFLADVLQQVRKKAPGIDVLVVNDGSTDRSREVALEEGALLAEHAFNAGYGVTIQTGLKYALRHHYTHAVTFDGDGQHEAACIGPLLEHSIESDADLVIGSRYAPRMEGAEHGYRGPWLRRQGARFFGMLAGRMMGMALTDPTSGFLAMNQTAMSLYTADFFPDTYPDADAVVLAHKSGLKVIEYPVVMYPNAEKKTSMHAGLRPIRYVFDMLLSLGMLGLAGGDDFRSRK